The Cupriavidus necator N-1 DNA window GCGCGCGCGCCTCGTCGGATTCGCCCTTCGGCGCGATGCAGTAGATGGTGACCTCGGTCTTGTCGACGGCCAGCGGACGCAGCAGGCGGATCTGAGAGCCGAACTGGTCCATCAGGTAGACGTTGGGGTAGAGGCACAGGTTGCGCGAGTTCTGGATCATCCAGTCCGCGGTCTCCGCGCCGCAGCGCTCGGCGAATTCCTCGCGGCGGCTGAAGTTGGGGCGGTCCTGCGGGTTGGCCCAGCGCGTCCACAGCAGCATGTGGCCGTGCTCGAAGGCGTAGAAGCCACCGCCCTGCTGCCCCCACTTGCCGGCGTCCATGGCGCGGATCTTGTCTTCCTGCGCGTTCTTCTGCTTGCGCTGGCTGGTGGTCGCAGCGTAGTTCCAGTGCACCGCCGACACATGGTAGCCATCGGCGCCGTTCTCGGCCTGCAGCTTCCAGTTGCCCTCGAACGTGTAGGTGGACGAGCCGCGCAGCACCTCGAGCCCGTCGGCCGACTGGTCAACGATCATGTCGATGACGCGCGCCGCTTCGCCGAGGAAATCCTGCAGCGGCGGCACGTCCGCGTTCAGGCTGCCGAACAGGAAGCCGCGGTAGTTTTCGAAGCGCGCCACCTTCTTCAGGTCGTGCGAGCCTTCCTTGTTGAAGCAGTCAGGATAGCCGGCGTTCTCGGGATCCTTCACCTTCAGCAGCTTGCCGCTGTTGTTGAAGGTCCAGCCGTGGAACGGGCAGGTATAGGTGGCCTTGTTGCCGCGCTTGTGGCGGCACAGCATGGCGCCACGGTGGCTGCAGGCGTTGATGAAGGCGTTCAGCTCGCCCTGGCGATTGCGCGCGATCACCACCGGCTGGCGGCCGATATGGGTGGTGTAGTAGTCGTTGTTGTTCGGGATCTGGCTTTCGTGCGCCAGGTAGATCCAGTTGCCCTCGAAGATGTGCTTCATCTCGAGTTCAAACAGGTCTTCGTCGGTAAAGGCCTGGCGGTGCAGGCGGTAGTCGCCGCTTGCCTTGTCTTCCACCAGGAAGGCATCGAGGTCGAGGCGCCTGGCGCTGGGGCGAACGGGGGCCTTGCCCTCCGGATAGATGGGGATCATGGAGTTGTCTCCTGCCGATGTCTGTCTGCGGGACGGCGCTGCGCATGGCGCTGCCGCCCGGACTGGATCTGCCGGCCCGCGCGGCGGGCGGCACTACGGAATATCAGGCAGCGGCGCGCTGGCGCTCCACCTCGGCGGCGGGGGCGCCGGCCTGCTCCGGCAGCAGCCGGAAATCGAAGTCGATCGAGGCAAACGGCTTGTCCACGCCGTGTTTGTCGAGCGCGGCGGCGTCGGTGACGCGGGTCACCGCCGGCACCAGCCCCTCGCGGCTGGCGAAGGCGAAGTCGTCCCACAGGTATTCGTCGCCGTCGATGTTGATCTGCGTGGTCAGCTTGCGGTGGCCGTCCGCCGACACGAAGAAGTGGATGTGGGCCGGGCGCCGGCCGTGGCGCGCGAGCTG harbors:
- the benA gene encoding benzoate 1,2-dioxygenase large subunit, whose protein sequence is MIPIYPEGKAPVRPSARRLDLDAFLVEDKASGDYRLHRQAFTDEDLFELEMKHIFEGNWIYLAHESQIPNNNDYYTTHIGRQPVVIARNRQGELNAFINACSHRGAMLCRHKRGNKATYTCPFHGWTFNNSGKLLKVKDPENAGYPDCFNKEGSHDLKKVARFENYRGFLFGSLNADVPPLQDFLGEAARVIDMIVDQSADGLEVLRGSSTYTFEGNWKLQAENGADGYHVSAVHWNYAATTSQRKQKNAQEDKIRAMDAGKWGQQGGGFYAFEHGHMLLWTRWANPQDRPNFSRREEFAERCGAETADWMIQNSRNLCLYPNVYLMDQFGSQIRLLRPLAVDKTEVTIYCIAPKGESDEARARRIRQYEDFFNVSGMATPDDLEEFRACQQGYAGQALAWNDMCRGAKHWIDGADEAAQRIGLKPVMSGVRTEDEGLYTVQHRYWLDVMKKAVAEQSAEAANEATDAAAGSAA